GCCCACGGGGCCGTACTGAGGTCGACGTCCTCCTGCGCAGGCACCGCCCCGAGCGCGAGCACCTGAGCGTGCGCATCGTGCAGGTCGGCGACATTCACGTCGAGATGCAGCTGCTGCGGAACGTCCTGTCCTGGCCACTGCGGCGCGCGATATCCGTCCACCTGCTGGAACAGGAGGCCGTATCCCTCACCGGTCACGCTCGGCCACGCCGGGTCGCTCGAGTCGACCGGCAGGCCGAGCACGCGGCCGTAGAAGGCGGCAAGGCCCGTGGCATCCGGGCAGTCAATGACGATATGGCCGAGGCGGCCGACGGCGGTGTCAGTCATGACCGCGACCGTACACGAGAGCGGTGAATTCCGGTGACGGCGAGGCGCCACCCGATCAGGAATGCGCCGAGTACCAGCGCGGTGACCAGGATGAAGCTCCAGGCGGTCCCCTGACCGGAGACTGCCCGCAGGACCATCCCGACCACGACCACGATCGGCCAGAGCAGCACGCCGGTCAGCGGCGCGGTCGGCCG
The Diaminobutyricimonas sp. LJ205 genome window above contains:
- a CDS encoding VOC family protein gives rise to the protein MTDTAVGRLGHIVIDCPDATGLAAFYGRVLGLPVDSSDPAWPSVTGEGYGLLFQQVDGYRAPQWPGQDVPQQLHLDVNVADLHDAHAQVLALGAVPAQEDVDLSTAPWAVYLDPAGHPFCLVRSA
- a CDS encoding DUF3054 domain-containing protein, which encodes MTDRRLVIVALLADVALIVVFVAIGRREHDSAGAFIGFLTTLWPFLAALGVGWLVTRAWRRPTAPLTGVLLWPIVVVVGMVLRAVSGQGTAWSFILVTALVLGAFLIGWRLAVTGIHRSRVRSRS